In Altererythrobacter aquiaggeris, the genomic stretch GCTCCCGCACCAATGGCAAAGGCAGGCCCGGCGCCCGAGCCTGTTCAGATCAAACATCCCAAACCGCCGGCTGCGGCAAGTTTCGTTGCCCCCGGGCCTGAAGAGGAAGCCGCCAGGCCGATTGATCCCAAATTCGTGGACCGCTTGCTAGCCGCTCGCGACATCCAGATTGCCGAACTGCAACAGGCAGTCGTCGAGCTGTCAGAAGCTAGTGGTGATAGCAATCTCGAGGCGATGGCGGAACGGTTGCAGGCGCTCGAAATGCAGGTTCAGGAACAGGAACATGCCATCCGCCACACGCTGACCATGCTGATCGAGTTCATCGAAGACGAACAGCCGCGCAAGGCTGCTTGAAGCGATGACTGAAACCGCCATCGTCAATGGATTGTCGGTCGATGTCGAAGACTGGTTTCAGGTCGGTGCGTTCGAAAACGTCATCGAGCGCAGGGACTGGACCGGTTTGTCGGGCCGGATCGAACGCAATGTCGCAGCAATCCTGGAGATGTTTGACGATGCCGACGTAAAGGCGACCTTTTTCACTTTGGGATGGGTTGCCAAACGGCATCCCGGATTGATGCAGACAATCGCTGACGCCGGGCATGAAATTGCCAGCCACGGTTATGATCATGCGCGGGTTTTCACCTTCACGCGCGAACAGTTCGCGCAGGATATCGCCAAGGCAAAGGCCATTCTCGAAGACACGTCCGGCACTGCGGTGTCGGGTTACCGCGCGCCAAGCTTTTCGATCGATCAGCGCACGCCGTGGGCGTATATGGAACTGGCCGAGCAGGGCTATGCCTATTCATCCAGCGTGGCGCCGATAAACCACGATCATTATGGCTGGCGTGATGCGCCCAGATTTGCGTTCCACCCATTGCCGTGGTCCGATCTGGTCGAAATTCCCGTCACCACTGCAGAATTTGCCGGCAAACGTCTGGCTGCGGGGGGCGGCGGTTTTTTCCGCGTGCTTCCCTACGCGTTTTCGCGCTGGGCAATCAGGCAAGTCAACAACCGTGACCAGCGGCCCGCGGTTTTCTATTTCCACCCCTGGGAAATCGATCCGGAACAGCCGCGCGTTCCCGGAGCCCCGCTGAAGTCCAAAGTCCGCCATTACACAAATCTGGCCATCATGGGCGACAAGCTGCGGCAGCTGGTGAACGAATTCGAATGGGGCAGAATGGATATGCTTGCGCACCGCGAAGCTTCCAAAGCGATTCCGCTGGCGGCATGAATGCGCCCTTTGCCATGAACCAGACCACGATTGCGATCGCCGATCTTGCCGATCCGGCTGAAGTGCGCCGGATCGAAGCGTTCGTTGCGGACCATGGCGGAACGCCGTTCCATCGCCCCTTATGGTTGCAGGCGGTGGAGCGCGGCACGGGGCAAACTGCCACGGGTCTGATTGCGGAAAAATGCGGGGAGCTGACTGGCTGGTTACCGCTGACACAGCTTCATTCCAATGTATTTGGCCGCGCGCTTGTATCTAGCGGATTTGCGGTTGGCGGCGGCGTGTTGTGCGGCAACCCTGCAATTGCCGGACAGCTGTGCGAGGCAGCCGCGGAACTGGCGGCCAGAAACGGATTTTCCAGTGCCGAGCTGCGCGGCGGGATTGCCCCGTCCGACTGGCAGCATTGTACCGAAAGTCACTGCGGTTTCGAACGCGAACTAGCGCGCGACGACGAAGGACAGCTGCTTGCCATTCCGCGCAAACAGCGCGCCGAGGTCAGAAAATCGCTTAAACGCGATCTGGAAGTAACCACCGGCCTGGATGAAACCGAACGCGCAGATCATTACAGAACTTATGCTGTCAGCGTGCACAATCTGGGTACACCGGTGTTTCCGCGCAGCCTGTTCGATGCGGTTCTGGATGCATTTGGCGATGATGCCGATATCCTGACCATACGGAAAGACGGACAGCCGATATCCAGCGTCCTGTCGCTTTATCACAACGGCGCAGTGATGCCGTATTGGGGGGGCGGCACGGTTGCCGCCCGGCACTTGCGGGCAAACGAACGGATGTATTACGAACTGATGTTGCACGCGCGCAAACGCGGCTGCACGCGGTTTGATTTCGGCAGGTCCAAAACCGGCAGCGGCCCGTATCATTACAAGAAAAACTGGGGATTCGAACCGCAGCCGCTGCATTATGCAAACTGGACAGCACCGGGTGCACCGCCGCGCGGCGCGGATCCGACAAGCGCCGGAAATGCGGCAATGATCAATCTATGGAAGAAACTGCCACTGCGCGTGGCCAATCTGATCGGGCCGCATATCGCCAGGGGGCTGGGCTGATGGGCGATATACTTTTTCTGGCGCACCGCTTGCCCTATCCGCCAGACCGGGGCGACAAAATCCGCTCGCACCATATTCTCAAGGCGCTGGCAAAACTTGGCCGCGTTCATGTCGGTTGCTTTGCCGAAAGCGAGAGCGACCTTGCGCATGAGCATCACCTGGCCGGTTTGGCGGCTACCTATTGCCTGACGCAGCGGCGCAAACCTGTGCCTTTGGCAGGGGTGGAGGCGCTGGTTTCGGGCAAACCGGTAAGCATGACTGCCTTTCACAGCAAGCAACTGGAAGAATGGACGCACGCGACCATCGCGAACGAGGCGATCGAGACGATATACGTGTTTTCTGGCCAGATGGGACAATATGTGCCCGATCAATTCCAAGGCCGGGTAATCGCCGATCTGGTCGATGTCGATTCCGCCAAATTCGAAGCCTACGCCCGGAACGCTGTCGGACCGCGCAACTGGGTATATGGCAGGGAAGCCAGACTGGTTGCCGCCGCAGAGAAGCGATTGGCCCGCCGCAGTCAGCACACCCTGTTCGTCAGTGAAGCCGAGGCGGCATTGTTCGAAATGCGTGTTGGACACTGCGCGAACATCGCCGCCAGTGCCCTGCGGAACGGGATCGACACCGGCTATTTCGATCCGGCTACCGTAAAAACACATCCCGAAATTGCCGCATCGAAAGGCCCGCATTTCGTTTTTACCGGCCAGATGGATTACCAGCCTAATATCGATGCCTGCCGCCGCGTGATCGACAAAATTCTGCCGCAGGTTCGCAAGGCGTATCCGGCCGCGAAGTTCCATATCGTCGGCCGCGCGCCCACCGCGGCGCTGCTGGGTGATCACGGCAAATGCGGTGTGAATGTCTGGGGTGAAGTGCCCGATGTGCGCCCGTTTGTTGCAGCCGCGGACGTGGTTCTGGCACCGCTAACCATCGCCAGGGGCGTGCAGAACAAGGTACTCGAAGCGATGGCGATGGCGCGTCCGGTTTTGCTGTCGCCAGAGGCTGCAACCGGCATCGCCGGCAAAAACGGGTTGCATTTCGCGGTTGAGGCGTCGGACGATGCGCTGGTGATGAGGGCGCTGGCACTTTTGAACGATGCGGCAGCGGCCAATCTGCTCGGACGGTCGGCCCGTGAATTCGTGATTGATAATCAGGGGTGGGAAGCCATGCTCGCACCTTTGGCGACGCTTATCGCCAAGGGGCAGGCCCCGCTGGAACCGCGGCATGCAGCCTGATGCGGCTTTAAAACACCAGCGCCGCGACGGGGCGCTGCATCACGTGCCGCAATCATGGCGGGTGCCGCTGCCGTATGTCACGCTGGTCTGGGCTGCGCTGGTCATTCTGTTTATCGAAGATTGGGCGGCTATGGCTGGCCAATGGTGGAACAGTTCGACCTACAATCATATCTTGCTGATCCCGGGTATTTTTGCCGTCCTGATGTGGCAACGCCGCGACGCGTTGGCGCAGATCACGCCGATGGCATGGTGGCCGGGGCTTGTCTTCTTTGCAGGGGCCTTGTTTGTCTGGTTGCTGGGCGCTTTTTCCGATCTGGATCTGGCCAGACAACTTGGCGCGGTAACTGCGCTGATAGGCGCGTTCGCGGCTTTGCTGGGGCCGCGCGTTTCGGCTGCCAGCCTGTTTCCTCTCGCGTATCTTTTGTTCCTTATTCCGTTTGGCGACGAACTGGTCCCCGCACTACAAATGGTTACTGCCCACCTGACGATCGGATTGACCCATCTCAGCGGCATTCCGGCGAAGGTCGAGGGTGTGTTTATCGACACCCCGGCGGGGTTGTTCGAAGTTGCGGAAGCGTGTTCCGGGGTGAAGTTCCTTGTCGCGATGACCGCTCTGGGCGCTCTGGTGGCTGCCACATCATTCCGTAGCTGGAAACGCCGGACTGTTTTCATGATGGCTGCGTTACTGTTGCCGATACTGGCCAATGGAGTGCGCGCCTGGGGCACAATCTATATCGCGCAATCGCAAGGGATCGAATTTGCCGCCGGTTTCGATCACATCTTTTATGGCTGGGTGTTTTTCGCCATCGTGATGGGTCTGCTGCTTGGCCTGTCGTGGCGCTGGTTTGACAGATCGCCCGACGACAGTCCCGTCGATGCCGCGCATATCAACGCATCTGCCATGCTGCAGAAAGCCGCCGGATTTTCCGTGCCGGGCAGTGTCGCGGCGGCCACCGGGATTGCCATGCTGCTGGCGGTTTCGCTGTGGGCATCCGCCGCCGACGGATTGTCCGCATCCATATCCCTGAACCCGGTATTGCCTGATGTCGAGGGCTGGCAGCAAGTGGATTATAGCCCGAACGTCGAATGGGAACCGCTTGCCAATGGTGCCGATCACAAATTGCGCGGACGATATCGCGGGCCTGACGGGCAGGTAGTCGATGCCGTATTGGCAATATATACCTCGCAAGGGGAAGGGCGTGAGGCTGGCGGTTTCGGACAGGGCGCACTGGTCCCGGATTCGCCGTGGCGCTGGCTGGAAAACGGGCAGTCCATCGATGGTGCCAAGGCCGAATATCTGCTCGCCAACGGGCGCATCAAACGCTTCGCCGCAACATGGTATCGCCGCGGTGAATTTTTTGCCGGAAGCAATGCCCGGCTCAAACTTGAACTGATGCGCAGCAAACTGGTGCTGAAGGCTGCACCCACAAGCACACTGGTATTGTCGGCCGAGGCCGCCGGGGCGCAGGACCCATCGGCCCCGGTGCGCCAGTTTGCCAGGGATGCGGGCCCGCTGAACGAGTGGATAGACCGCATCGTTCAAACCGACTAACGCCGCGCCATGTGCGGGATTGCCGGTATATTCCATTATTCGACGCCGAAACCGGTCGATCCCAGGCGGGTCGAGAGGATGTCCGATGCCCTGGCTCACCGCGGGCCCGACGGGTCCGGCGTTTGGACCGCAGCAGGTGTCGGGCTGGGTCACCGGCGGCTGTCGATCATCGATCTGGCCGGATCGCCGCAGCCGATGCATTCGCATGACGGGCGCGCTGTCGTTTCCTTCAACGGTGAAATCTATAATTACCGCGAATTACGCCGCGAACTGGAAAGTTCGGGGAGTGTTTTCCGCACCGATGGCGATACCGAAGTCATCCTCGCCGCTTATCTGAAATGGGGTGTAAAATGCCTCGACCGGTTAAACGGCATGTTCGCTTTCGCCATTTACGACCTTAAAACGCGCGAAATGCTGCTGGCGCGTGACAGGTTGGGTGTGAAGCCGCTGTTTATGGCGACATTGTCCGACGGCAGTCTGGCATTCGCATCCGAGCTTAAGGGTTTGCTGGAACATCCATTGCTGCGGCGCGAGGCCGACCCGCTGGCAATCGAGGATTATCTGACCTGGGGTTATGTACCCGATCACCGCTCGATCCTGAAAAATGTCGAGAAATTACCCGCCGGTCATTACCGGCTGCTCAAGCATGACAGCCCCTTATCCGCTCCGGTGAAATGGTGGGATGTCTCCTTTGCTGAACGCAGCAAGGGAAAAGCGGCAGACTTGTCGGCGGAATTGCTTTTTCATCTGCGCGAGGGGGTAACATCGCGGATGGTTGCGGATGTGCCGCTGGGGGCATTTCTGTCAGGCGGCGTCGATTCCTCCAGCGTGGTCGCCCTGATGGCGGAGGCTTCGCGCAGTCCCGTACAAACCTGTTCGATCGGCTTCGATGTGGCTGCGTCGGACGAGACGGCTTACGCCCGGCAGATCGCGGACCGGTTTGACACCAACCATAATAGCAGAATGGTCGACCCGTCCGACTATTCCGCGATCGATCAGCTGGCGGCTATTTTCGACGAACCCTTTGCCGATGCGTCAGCCCTGCCCACCTTGCGGGTATGCGAACTCGCGCGAGAAAATGTTACCGTGGCCCTGTCGGGTGATGGCGCGGACGAAGCATTTGCGGGCTATCGCAGGCAGATATTTCACGCGCGCGAAGAACAGCTGCGATCCGTCATACCGTCTGGCCTGCGGCGAACGGTGCTTGGCAAGATCGGGGCAATTTATCCCAAAGCCGATTGGGCACCGCGACCGTTTCGCGCCAAAAGTACACTGCTGTCTTTAGCGGGTAACGGGGAGGAAGGCTATGCCCGCGCCTTGTCCAGCACGCCGCCCGAGCTGCGCAGTGCCATATATTCCGATGCGTTCCTGCGTGAGCGAGGCGATTACCGCGCCGAACAACCGCTGATCCGGATGATGCGCGATGCGCCTGCGCAAAGCGGGCTGGACCGTGCGCAATATGCCGATCTCAAATTCTGGCTGCCGGGTGATATCCTGACGAAGGTGGACCGCACCAGCATGGCGGTCGGGCTCGAAGCGCGCGAACCGCTGCTTGATCAGCGGCTGATCGAATTTGCAGCCCGTCTGCCGCACAATCTGCGGATCAAAGGCAACCAGGGAAAGTGGCTGCTCAAACACACGATGCAGCGCTATTTGCCGGACGACATTCTGTACCGCCCGAAACAGGGATTTGTCATGCCCATCGCCGAATGGTTTCGCGGACCGCTGGCCGGCGAGGCGCGCGCGATTGCAACCGGATCTGCATTGGCGCGAGCGGGCTGGTTCGATGCCCGGCAGCTGTCGCGCATTGCCGAGGCCCATATTGCCGGAAGATCCGACCATTCGCGGCTTTTGTGGCAACTTCTGATGCTCGATAAATCGCTTGGCAATTTAAAACTTGTGGGCTGATCAGGCTAAACCGCTTTGCGAACTCAGTTTGCGTGATAGGATGTGCGGCGGAGGGATCTGATGGGGGAAAATGCAGCTGCGTCAGGCGGTAAGGGCAAGCGTATTGTCCGGCTGATCATTTTACTGGCGATAGTTTCTGCGGCAATCTGGTATGGCGGTCGGGCGCTTGGCTTCTGGGGTGAACAGCGGTCGCCCGGAGCAGACATCTATGGCAATGTGGAAATTCGCGAGGCCGAACTGGGCTTTCGCATTTCCGGCCGGATTGACGAATTGCTGGTTGATGAAGGCGATCGGGTTATCCCGGGCCAGCTTCTGGCAAGGCTGGATACCCGTCCCACGCGTGACCGGCTGGCAAGCGCTGATGCAGACATCGCGGTAGCGGCGGCCGAAGTCAGCAGGGATGCCGCGGGCAGTCGGCCACAAGAAGTTGCCAGTGCCCGGGCCGGCGTTGCAACCGCGCGTGCGGCGCTTACCGAAGCGCAGCGCCAGTTTGATCGCCGCGAGGCATTGTTGGACCGCGGCTTTATCAGCCGCGCCGACTTCGAGACTGCGCAGGCCAACCGTGACGCCGCCAATGCCAGGTTGTCGGATGCCCTGGCTGCATTATCACTGGCGCGCGAAGGTGTACGGACGGAAGACCGGAGCGCATCGCGCGCGCGCCGCGATTCTGCCGTTGCCAGCCGCCGCGCGGTCGAAACCGATCTGGCCGATGCCGAATTACGCGCGCCCGAAAAAGGTCAGGTCCTGACCAGAGCGCGCGAGGCGGGTGCGGTTGTCGAAGCGGGGCAAACCGTTTTGACGATTGCGCTGACCCAGCCGGTCAGAGTGCGCGCCTACATTGCCGGACCTGCATTGCCGCGCATAAAGCCCGGTATGAAAGCGCGCGTTTCTGTGGATGGCAGCGACAAGACATGGCCTGCGACGGTGGGGTTTATCTCGCCAACTGCAGAGTTCACACCGCGCACTGTCCAGACGGAGGAATTGCGTGCCGACCTGGTGTATCGGGTGCGCCTGATTGTCGACGATCCCACGGGCGAACTCAGACAAGGCCAGCCCGTTTCGGTGCATCTGGTTGGCAAAAAGGCGGCCGAGTAATCGAGCTGGCACCTGACATGGCTCCCGTCATTCGGCTGTCGGGTGTGTCCCGAAGTTTTGCTGGCGAACGCAAGGGTGCTGCACCTGTCGAGGCGCTGAAAAACGTGACTTTCGAAGCCGCACCGGGACAGATGATCGGCTTGATCGGCCCGGATGCCGCGGGCAAGACGACCTTGATGCGGATCCTTGCCGGGCTGGCGCAGGCCGATGCGGGTGATGTGGAAATTTTCGGCAAACCGGTGGCCGAACTGGATCGTTCCAGAGTTGGCTATATGCCGCAGGGCGGGGCGCTTTACCGCGAGCTATCGGTCGCCCGCAATCTCGATCTGTATGCACGTTTGCGGGGGGTTGATCCGGTCGGGCAACCCGAGCGGCTCGAACAGCTTTACAGTCTGACGGGCCTTGGCAAATTTCGCGAGAGGGAAGCGGGCAGACTGTCGGGCGGAATGCGGCAGAAGCTGGCGATGGCCTGCGCCGTGGTGGCAGCCCCGCCGCTGATCCTGCTCGACGAACCCTCGGTCGGGGTCGATCCGCTGTCACGCCGCGAGATTTGGCAATTGCTCGCAGAGTTGCTGGATGATGGCACAACCGTAGTCTGGGCCACCAGTATTCTGGATGACGCTGCCAGGTGTGATGACCTGCTGGTGCTGCACGAAGGGGAGGTGCGCTATAGCGGGAAACCGGCGGGCCTGTCTGCGCTGGCCGCGGGGCGGGTCTTCGAATTGCCCGTGCCCACCTCCGCCAAGCGCAAGGGGCTGGCGCGTATGCAGCAAGACCGCAACACCATCGACGCCTCGATAGAGGGGGCGGGGGTCCGCGTTATTATCCGTAACGGCAATGCGCCGGGCCGGCCGCTCGAACCAAGAGCGGGGGACGGTTTTGCGGTCCTGCTGGATGATGGAAGCCAGTTGCAAGACAGCGCGCTGGCGGCAGGTTTTCCTGACCGGTCGGATGGTATCGGTGAAGGTGCCGCAATCGCGGCTGTCGGGCTTACCCGCCGGTTCGGTAATTTTACGGCGGCGCATGATATCAGTTTCACCGTTGCCCCGGGTGAGGTGTTCGGTCTGCTGGGGCCCAACGGGGCGGGTAAATCGACAACCTTCCGGATGCTGTGCGGGCTGCTGAAACCGACTGACGGAAGCGGCGCGGTTGCCGGCCGCGATTTGCGCGCATCAGGCCCGCGAGCGCGCAAGGCGCTTGGATATATGCCGCAGAACTTCTCGCTGTACGGTGATTTGACGCTGGAGGCGAATTTGCGGTTCGTGGCAGGCGCGCACGCCATGCCGCGAAAGCCGGCCGCCCGGGCAATTGCCGAGACTGCAGAGGCGCTTTCGCTTGGGCCCTATATGACGGAGCGCGCAGCGTTGTTGCCGCTGGGTATCAGGCAGCGGCTTTCGCTTGCCGCTGCAGTTCTGCATAAGCCGCAGGTCCTGTTTCTGGACGAGCCGACATCGGGAGTCGATCCGCTGGTCCGGCGCGAGTTCTGGCATCACATCAATGCCATTGCCGCCACCGGTGTTGCCGTTCTTGTGACGACGCATTTTATGGATGAGGCCGAAAATTGTGACCGGCTGCTGCTGATAAATCATGCCGAGGCAATCGCTTCGGGAACTCCGGCCCAGCTCAAGCAGGATATCGCGATCGGAATAGCCATGCCGACACTCGAGCAAACCTTCATCGGCCTGATCGAATCGCAACGTCACAGCGACGTAACCCCTGCATGAGAGGCGCAGCAATCCGGTCAAAGGAATGGGCGCAGATCTGGCGCGATCCGGCCAGTTTGGGACTGGTCATTGTCCTCCCTCTGATCCTCATATTTCTGTTCGGCAGCGCCATTTCGCTCGACACGGTCGGCACGGCAACCGGACTGGTGGACCGCGACAGAACGGCTACGTCGCGCGATCTGGTCGATAGCTTTACCGCGAACCGCTATTTCGAAATTCACGAGGCTGGCGAAATATCGCCGCTCAAAGACAAAATCGCGGCGGGCGGGCTGCGCGGTATCATCGTTATCCCCGATGGTTTTGAAGCCGCGGTGATTGGCGGGGGCAATGGCCGGGTCCAGCTGATCGCGGACGGATCGCAGCCCAATACAGCGGCATTTCTGGATAGTCATATATCAGGGTTGCTGCAGAACTGGGCTGATGTGCAGGTTTCCGGGGCGGACACGAGGCGCGAGCCCGTTCTGGCACTCGCCACCCGCTATATTTACAATCCGGGACTTGAAAGCCGCTTCATGCTGGTGCCGGGCGCGATCGCCATTGTGATGGCGATGATCGGATGTCTGCTCACCGCACTGGTGATGGCGCGCGAATATGAGCGCGGCACGATGGAGGGTCTGCTGTCCACCCCGCTTTCACCGTGGTCGCTGGTTGCCAACAAGATTGCGCCCTATTTTGTGATGGGATTTGCTTCCACGGCATTGTGCGTTGCAGTGGCGATATTCTTTTACGGGCTGCCGCTGCGCGGATCGCTGTTTGCGCTTGTGCTGATCATAGCCGCCTTTCTTGCCGCAGTGCTGGCGCAAGGTTTGTGGATTTCATCAGTGACCAAAAACCAGTTTGCATCCATCCAGATGGCATTGCTGCTGGGCTATCTGCCGTCGCTGCTGCTTTCGGGTTTTCTGTTCGAGCTGGATTCCATGCCGGTTGTAATCAGGTGGTTCAGCTATCTGGTGCCCGCACGTTATCTGATACCACCATTGCAAAGTGTGTTTCTTGCCGGCGATATCTGGTCGGTATTTCTGCCGAATATCGCAATATTGCTCGCATTCGGGGGCTTTTTCATGCTGCGCGCCAGCGGTGCGATAAAGCGCACAATCGTATGACAGCGCTGGCGAACTGGCTTGGCGGTTTCTGGGCCATGGCCGCGAAGGAGCTGAAAATCGTCCTGCTTGACAAGCGGGCGCGCACGACGCTGATCATTTCGCCGATCATCCAGCTGATGCTGTACGGGATGGCCAGCACGCTGGAAGTCAGGAACTTCGATATCGGTGTGGTCAACCGCGACAATGGCGTTGCCGCGCAGGAGGTGCTGTCCGGTCTGGCCGGCAGCCCCAACGTTCGCAAATTGATCTATTACCCGTCGATGGACGCGATGGCGGACGGGATCGCCAGACGTGAAGTGATTGCAGGGCTTTCGCTGCCACCTGATTTGTCGCGCGATGTTGCCGCAGGCCGGACGGGTTCGGCCGGATTGCTGGTTGACGGTAGAAAAATCAATGCGGGACAGATCGTCGCAGGATATATCCAGACCATCATCCACCGCGCAGGTGCCGAGCTTGCGCCAGACGCTACGCGCGCGGGGCCGGAACTGGTCGCTGTAAACTGGTATAATCCCAACCTTGATTACCGCTGGTTTACGATGCCTGCCATGATTGCGATCATAACATCGGTGCTGGTAATTTCGATTTCGGTCCACACCTTCGCGCGCGAGCGGGAGTTTGGCACAATCGATACGCTGCAGGTTTTGCCGCTGGGCGTAAGTCAGAAACTGCTTGGCAAGATCGTCCCCGCCTTTCTTGTCGGCTTGGGCAATGCGCTGTTTTACGTCCTCGTCATTCCGCTGTTCTTCGGGGTTCCGCTGATCGGGTCGCTGGCTTTGCTATTTGGTGCCGTGCTGTGTTTTTCGCTCGCTATGGCGGGGCTGGGGGTGGCAATTTCCTCCTTCGCGCGAACGCAGCAGCAGGCATTTCTGGTCGGCTTCATGGCGCTCACCCCGATGACATTGCTGGCCGGTTACGCCACTCCGGTCGATAATATGCCCGAATGGCTCCAATGGCTCGCCTGGATTAACCCGCTGCGGCATATGCTTGAAATTTCGCAGGGAGTTTT encodes the following:
- a CDS encoding FemAB family XrtA/PEP-CTERM system-associated protein translates to MNAPFAMNQTTIAIADLADPAEVRRIEAFVADHGGTPFHRPLWLQAVERGTGQTATGLIAEKCGELTGWLPLTQLHSNVFGRALVSSGFAVGGGVLCGNPAIAGQLCEAAAELAARNGFSSAELRGGIAPSDWQHCTESHCGFERELARDDEGQLLAIPRKQRAEVRKSLKRDLEVTTGLDETERADHYRTYAVSVHNLGTPVFPRSLFDAVLDAFGDDADILTIRKDGQPISSVLSLYHNGAVMPYWGGGTVAARHLRANERMYYELMLHARKRGCTRFDFGRSKTGSGPYHYKKNWGFEPQPLHYANWTAPGAPPRGADPTSAGNAAMINLWKKLPLRVANLIGPHIARGLG
- a CDS encoding TIGR03087 family PEP-CTERM/XrtA system glycosyltransferase — its product is MGDILFLAHRLPYPPDRGDKIRSHHILKALAKLGRVHVGCFAESESDLAHEHHLAGLAATYCLTQRRKPVPLAGVEALVSGKPVSMTAFHSKQLEEWTHATIANEAIETIYVFSGQMGQYVPDQFQGRVIADLVDVDSAKFEAYARNAVGPRNWVYGREARLVAAAEKRLARRSQHTLFVSEAEAALFEMRVGHCANIAASALRNGIDTGYFDPATVKTHPEIAASKGPHFVFTGQMDYQPNIDACRRVIDKILPQVRKAYPAAKFHIVGRAPTAALLGDHGKCGVNVWGEVPDVRPFVAAADVVLAPLTIARGVQNKVLEAMAMARPVLLSPEAATGIAGKNGLHFAVEASDDALVMRALALLNDAAAANLLGRSAREFVIDNQGWEAMLAPLATLIAKGQAPLEPRHAA
- a CDS encoding ABC transporter permease, coding for MRGAAIRSKEWAQIWRDPASLGLVIVLPLILIFLFGSAISLDTVGTATGLVDRDRTATSRDLVDSFTANRYFEIHEAGEISPLKDKIAAGGLRGIIVIPDGFEAAVIGGGNGRVQLIADGSQPNTAAFLDSHISGLLQNWADVQVSGADTRREPVLALATRYIYNPGLESRFMLVPGAIAIVMAMIGCLLTALVMAREYERGTMEGLLSTPLSPWSLVANKIAPYFVMGFASTALCVAVAIFFYGLPLRGSLFALVLIIAAFLAAVLAQGLWISSVTKNQFASIQMALLLGYLPSLLLSGFLFELDSMPVVIRWFSYLVPARYLIPPLQSVFLAGDIWSVFLPNIAILLAFGGFFMLRASGAIKRTIV
- a CDS encoding ATP-binding cassette domain-containing protein, which translates into the protein MAPVIRLSGVSRSFAGERKGAAPVEALKNVTFEAAPGQMIGLIGPDAAGKTTLMRILAGLAQADAGDVEIFGKPVAELDRSRVGYMPQGGALYRELSVARNLDLYARLRGVDPVGQPERLEQLYSLTGLGKFREREAGRLSGGMRQKLAMACAVVAAPPLILLDEPSVGVDPLSRREIWQLLAELLDDGTTVVWATSILDDAARCDDLLVLHEGEVRYSGKPAGLSALAAGRVFELPVPTSAKRKGLARMQQDRNTIDASIEGAGVRVIIRNGNAPGRPLEPRAGDGFAVLLDDGSQLQDSALAAGFPDRSDGIGEGAAIAAVGLTRRFGNFTAAHDISFTVAPGEVFGLLGPNGAGKSTTFRMLCGLLKPTDGSGAVAGRDLRASGPRARKALGYMPQNFSLYGDLTLEANLRFVAGAHAMPRKPAARAIAETAEALSLGPYMTERAALLPLGIRQRLSLAAAVLHKPQVLFLDEPTSGVDPLVRREFWHHINAIAATGVAVLVTTHFMDEAENCDRLLLINHAEAIASGTPAQLKQDIAIGIAMPTLEQTFIGLIESQRHSDVTPA
- a CDS encoding HlyD family efflux transporter periplasmic adaptor subunit codes for the protein MGENAAASGGKGKRIVRLIILLAIVSAAIWYGGRALGFWGEQRSPGADIYGNVEIREAELGFRISGRIDELLVDEGDRVIPGQLLARLDTRPTRDRLASADADIAVAAAEVSRDAAGSRPQEVASARAGVATARAALTEAQRQFDRREALLDRGFISRADFETAQANRDAANARLSDALAALSLAREGVRTEDRSASRARRDSAVASRRAVETDLADAELRAPEKGQVLTRAREAGAVVEAGQTVLTIALTQPVRVRAYIAGPALPRIKPGMKARVSVDGSDKTWPATVGFISPTAEFTPRTVQTEELRADLVYRVRLIVDDPTGELRQGQPVSVHLVGKKAAE
- a CDS encoding XrtA/PEP-CTERM system amidotransferase, with translation MCGIAGIFHYSTPKPVDPRRVERMSDALAHRGPDGSGVWTAAGVGLGHRRLSIIDLAGSPQPMHSHDGRAVVSFNGEIYNYRELRRELESSGSVFRTDGDTEVILAAYLKWGVKCLDRLNGMFAFAIYDLKTREMLLARDRLGVKPLFMATLSDGSLAFASELKGLLEHPLLRREADPLAIEDYLTWGYVPDHRSILKNVEKLPAGHYRLLKHDSPLSAPVKWWDVSFAERSKGKAADLSAELLFHLREGVTSRMVADVPLGAFLSGGVDSSSVVALMAEASRSPVQTCSIGFDVAASDETAYARQIADRFDTNHNSRMVDPSDYSAIDQLAAIFDEPFADASALPTLRVCELARENVTVALSGDGADEAFAGYRRQIFHAREEQLRSVIPSGLRRTVLGKIGAIYPKADWAPRPFRAKSTLLSLAGNGEEGYARALSSTPPELRSAIYSDAFLRERGDYRAEQPLIRMMRDAPAQSGLDRAQYADLKFWLPGDILTKVDRTSMAVGLEAREPLLDQRLIEFAARLPHNLRIKGNQGKWLLKHTMQRYLPDDILYRPKQGFVMPIAEWFRGPLAGEARAIATGSALARAGWFDARQLSRIAEAHIAGRSDHSRLLWQLLMLDKSLGNLKLVG
- the xrtA gene encoding exosortase A encodes the protein MQPDAALKHQRRDGALHHVPQSWRVPLPYVTLVWAALVILFIEDWAAMAGQWWNSSTYNHILLIPGIFAVLMWQRRDALAQITPMAWWPGLVFFAGALFVWLLGAFSDLDLARQLGAVTALIGAFAALLGPRVSAASLFPLAYLLFLIPFGDELVPALQMVTAHLTIGLTHLSGIPAKVEGVFIDTPAGLFEVAEACSGVKFLVAMTALGALVAATSFRSWKRRTVFMMAALLLPILANGVRAWGTIYIAQSQGIEFAAGFDHIFYGWVFFAIVMGLLLGLSWRWFDRSPDDSPVDAAHINASAMLQKAAGFSVPGSVAAATGIAMLLAVSLWASAADGLSASISLNPVLPDVEGWQQVDYSPNVEWEPLANGADHKLRGRYRGPDGQVVDAVLAIYTSQGEGREAGGFGQGALVPDSPWRWLENGQSIDGAKAEYLLANGRIKRFAATWYRRGEFFAGSNARLKLELMRSKLVLKAAPTSTLVLSAEAAGAQDPSAPVRQFARDAGPLNEWIDRIVQTD
- a CDS encoding XrtA system polysaccharide deacetylase, translating into MTETAIVNGLSVDVEDWFQVGAFENVIERRDWTGLSGRIERNVAAILEMFDDADVKATFFTLGWVAKRHPGLMQTIADAGHEIASHGYDHARVFTFTREQFAQDIAKAKAILEDTSGTAVSGYRAPSFSIDQRTPWAYMELAEQGYAYSSSVAPINHDHYGWRDAPRFAFHPLPWSDLVEIPVTTAEFAGKRLAAGGGGFFRVLPYAFSRWAIRQVNNRDQRPAVFYFHPWEIDPEQPRVPGAPLKSKVRHYTNLAIMGDKLRQLVNEFEWGRMDMLAHREASKAIPLAA